Proteins found in one Ischnura elegans chromosome 11, ioIscEleg1.1, whole genome shotgun sequence genomic segment:
- the LOC124168036 gene encoding probable E3 ubiquitin-protein ligase hulA isoform X1, whose translation MLSRKNKDLRTIKEGVVGKYVKKDTPPEMPIINVWPTQPQRKSHRRGQNQHSSMVVPQQTSIVQKFGNNRGTPSTLGGHEGKYTPSSSVPDLAQRFASMSVGPGNEPFGGPKSIHNGYGNGMVTAMSHTYINQCSGSEYTTEQLQIGYMPLSGQVSDYADQLDQYMIQREVAAAYHLPEDYLSYPQQMPVSSYGQPMVTTYTFDSQQVHHPNTHLAQHQNLHFPGQTMASHQQQAPTTQGGGGGRGSQGAGDGKGDGGEDEDELPLPPGWSVDYTLRGRKYYIDHNTKTTHWSHPLEKEGLPTGWERIESPEYGIYYVNHITRQAQYEHPCAPHYIYHQPTDFRGHPHLEMAHPRGAGMALPLPPPPQHTHFHPHSVLVPASPYLNQEIPHWLAVYSQASQDLDHKLRWELFRLPELDCFDAMLKRLYKQELEEIVMRYEAYRSALLWEMDMRLSVHQDDPVLPPEILKEAALSQHVETKV comes from the exons atgtTATCTCGAAAGAACAAAGATTTAAGGACTATCAAGGAGGGAGTTGTTGGGAAATACGTCAAGAAAGATACTCCTCCCGAAATGCCAA TAATTAATGTTTGGCCTACACAACCCCAGCGAAAGAGTCATAGGCGTGGCCAAAACCAACATTCCTCAATG GTTGTGCCGCAACAAACAAGTATTGTACAGAAATTTGGAAATAACAGGGGGACACCTAGCACATTGGGTGGCCATGAGGGAAAATACACCCCCAGCAGCTCTGTTCCAGACCTAGCCCAGAG GTTTGCGAGCATGTCTGTGGGTCCTGGAAATGAACCATTTGGTGGGCCGAAATCGATCCACAATGGATACGGTAATGGGATGGTTACAGCCATGAGCCACACTTACATTAATCAGTGCAGTGGTTCAGAGTATACCACTGAACAATTACAG ATTGGATATATGCCATTGAGCGGGCAAGTTTCTGATTATGCCGACCAACTTGATCAATACATGATTCAAAGGGAGGTGGCAGCGGCGTATCATCTCCCTGAGGATTATTTATCCTACCCACAG CAGATGCCAGTGTCATCATATGGGCAACCCATGGTGACCACATACACATTTGACAGCCAGCAGGTTCATCATCCCAACACACATCTTGCACAACACCAGAACCTGCATTTCCCTGGGCAAACTATGGCAAGCCATCAGCAGCAGGCTCCAACAACGCAAG GTGGTGGCGGAGGGCGAGGGAGTCAGGGTGCGGGGGACGGGAAGGGGGACGGGGGAGAGGATGAGGATGAGCTGCCCCTGCCGCCTGGCTGGTCCGTCGACTACACGCTCCGGGGACGCAAGTACTATATAGACCACAACACAAAGACGACGCATTGGAGCCATCCGCTGGAGAAGGAGGGCCTTCCTACTGGCTGGGAGAGAATTGAGTCACCAGAATATGGAATTTACTACGTGAA TCACATAACTCGGCAGGCGCAGTACGAGCACCCCTGCGCCCCCCACTACATCTACCACCAACCGACAGACTTCCGAGGGCACCCTCATCTGGAGATGGCGCACCCGCGAGGGGCCGGCATGGCAttgcccctccctcccccaccacagCACACCCATTTCCACCCGCATAGTGTCCTCGTTCCGGCCAGTCCATACCTCAACCAGG aaattccaCACTGGCTTGCTGTTTACTCTCAAGCATCTCAGGACTTGGACCATAAACTTAGGTGGGAATTATTCCGTTTACCTGAGCTTGACTGTTTTGATGCCATGTTGAAAAGACTGTACAAGCAAGAGTTGGAGGAAATAGTAATGCGATATGAAGCATACAG GTCAGCGTTGCTGTGGGAAATGGATATGAGGCTGAGCGTTCACCAGGATGATCCAGTTCTGCCACCAGAGATCTTAAAAGAAGCAGCACTATCTCAACATGTTGAAACTAAAGTATGA
- the LOC124168036 gene encoding E3 ubiquitin-protein ligase RSP5 isoform X2 has translation MLSRKNKDLRTIKEGVVGKYVKKDTPPEMPIINVWPTQPQRKSHRRGQNQHSSMVVPQQTSIVQKFGNNRGTPSTLGGHEGKYTPSSSVPDLAQRFASMSVGPGNEPFGGPKSIHNGYGNGMVTAMSHTYINQCSGSEYTTEQLQIGYMPLSGQVSDYADQLDQYMIQREVAAAYHLPEDYLSYPQMPVSSYGQPMVTTYTFDSQQVHHPNTHLAQHQNLHFPGQTMASHQQQAPTTQGGGGGRGSQGAGDGKGDGGEDEDELPLPPGWSVDYTLRGRKYYIDHNTKTTHWSHPLEKEGLPTGWERIESPEYGIYYVNHITRQAQYEHPCAPHYIYHQPTDFRGHPHLEMAHPRGAGMALPLPPPPQHTHFHPHSVLVPASPYLNQEIPHWLAVYSQASQDLDHKLRWELFRLPELDCFDAMLKRLYKQELEEIVMRYEAYRSALLWEMDMRLSVHQDDPVLPPEILKEAALSQHVETKV, from the exons atgtTATCTCGAAAGAACAAAGATTTAAGGACTATCAAGGAGGGAGTTGTTGGGAAATACGTCAAGAAAGATACTCCTCCCGAAATGCCAA TAATTAATGTTTGGCCTACACAACCCCAGCGAAAGAGTCATAGGCGTGGCCAAAACCAACATTCCTCAATG GTTGTGCCGCAACAAACAAGTATTGTACAGAAATTTGGAAATAACAGGGGGACACCTAGCACATTGGGTGGCCATGAGGGAAAATACACCCCCAGCAGCTCTGTTCCAGACCTAGCCCAGAG GTTTGCGAGCATGTCTGTGGGTCCTGGAAATGAACCATTTGGTGGGCCGAAATCGATCCACAATGGATACGGTAATGGGATGGTTACAGCCATGAGCCACACTTACATTAATCAGTGCAGTGGTTCAGAGTATACCACTGAACAATTACAG ATTGGATATATGCCATTGAGCGGGCAAGTTTCTGATTATGCCGACCAACTTGATCAATACATGATTCAAAGGGAGGTGGCAGCGGCGTATCATCTCCCTGAGGATTATTTATCCTACCCACAG ATGCCAGTGTCATCATATGGGCAACCCATGGTGACCACATACACATTTGACAGCCAGCAGGTTCATCATCCCAACACACATCTTGCACAACACCAGAACCTGCATTTCCCTGGGCAAACTATGGCAAGCCATCAGCAGCAGGCTCCAACAACGCAAG GTGGTGGCGGAGGGCGAGGGAGTCAGGGTGCGGGGGACGGGAAGGGGGACGGGGGAGAGGATGAGGATGAGCTGCCCCTGCCGCCTGGCTGGTCCGTCGACTACACGCTCCGGGGACGCAAGTACTATATAGACCACAACACAAAGACGACGCATTGGAGCCATCCGCTGGAGAAGGAGGGCCTTCCTACTGGCTGGGAGAGAATTGAGTCACCAGAATATGGAATTTACTACGTGAA TCACATAACTCGGCAGGCGCAGTACGAGCACCCCTGCGCCCCCCACTACATCTACCACCAACCGACAGACTTCCGAGGGCACCCTCATCTGGAGATGGCGCACCCGCGAGGGGCCGGCATGGCAttgcccctccctcccccaccacagCACACCCATTTCCACCCGCATAGTGTCCTCGTTCCGGCCAGTCCATACCTCAACCAGG aaattccaCACTGGCTTGCTGTTTACTCTCAAGCATCTCAGGACTTGGACCATAAACTTAGGTGGGAATTATTCCGTTTACCTGAGCTTGACTGTTTTGATGCCATGTTGAAAAGACTGTACAAGCAAGAGTTGGAGGAAATAGTAATGCGATATGAAGCATACAG GTCAGCGTTGCTGTGGGAAATGGATATGAGGCTGAGCGTTCACCAGGATGATCCAGTTCTGCCACCAGAGATCTTAAAAGAAGCAGCACTATCTCAACATGTTGAAACTAAAGTATGA
- the LOC124168038 gene encoding uncharacterized protein LOC124168038, translating into MGSVWNIQWLRRFFRRRMNPVPVDKAHMWKRRLSLTYMFISWNAFGLVIYMMATGRSDWAKYYGYKSESEGNISPGRQWARTLNIENAKVLKLSGLSLVEEDTGEGDKPEKE; encoded by the exons ATGGGTAGCGTTTGGAACATTCAGTGGCTAAGGCGGTTCTTCCGACGAAGAATGAATCCTGTGCCAGTGGACAAAGCTCATATGTGGAAACGTCGGCTGTCTTTAACTTACATGTTTATATCATGGAATGCTTTCGGGCTAGTGATTTATATGATGGCAACTGGTAGGAGTGACTGGGCGAAATATTATGGCTATAAAAGTGAATCAGAAGGAAATATCTCACCAG GACGGCAGTGggcaaggactttaaatattgaGAATGCTAAAGTTCTTAAGCTTTCCGGATTGTCGTTGGTAGAGGAAGATACAGGGGAAGGTGATAAACCTGAAAAAGAGTGA